In Quercus robur chromosome 11, dhQueRobu3.1, whole genome shotgun sequence, the following proteins share a genomic window:
- the LOC126706845 gene encoding putative disease resistance protein RGA3 isoform X1: protein MYLLVLDDVWNENEEEWEKLKTLLLDGKRGSKVVITTRIELVANITSPISQGYPLKGLSDDQSWALLKRMAFKEEQETISTNFKAIGMDMVKKCKGVPLAIKTIGRVLSKKKTEAEWSDIKNIELTNVTELKDGIMPVLKLSYDYLPPYLKCCFAYCSLFPKDYLINKLTLIQLWIAQGFIQSPDENLLLVDVADDYFKELLWRSFFQEVEKDEGMTGGFKMHDLMHDLAQYVSRIDCTLVDSNAKKVNEKRRHLSFPFYNVSFFEENLSTLVRANKIRTFILAYNNWNYYQGTIEESTLKKLISSFRYLRALDLHGLNMKMLPNTIDTLMHLKYLDLSSNDIEVLPSSITKLVNLQTLKLCLCKKLRKLPVDIQKLVSLKHLDLEDCENLTHMPHGLGQLTSLQTLNLFVLSEGPVGSSKHCGGLAELSLFVLSEGPVGSSKHCGGLAELNKLNDLRGKLEIKNLPQLKDATPEYKAANLKDKQRLSKLILRWNPEGDDGVDAMDSLQPHKHLKYLEVDSYMGVRVSSWLSVLTNLVELRIGHCKKCQYLPPLYQLSSLRELAIVGMDGLEYMADGDMNDEISASLASPSTFFPSLEDLWLFGCGNLKGWWRSVDKGNEATTTSTISSSSSTNHYHQHMPYFPRLSFLSLDYCPKMTWMPLFPNLEKKLWLTNSSLKPLEETIEMNNRGGRASSFPSSSSSFSPPLSKLKELYLEQIPEELESLPEEWFKNLTSLETLHIWECPNLTSLPEGVSHLTSLQRLEIQCCPQLKQRCEKENGEDWDKISHIPNLYIY, encoded by the coding sequence ATGTATTTACTTGTGTTGGATGATGTGtggaatgaaaatgaagaagaatggGAGAAATTGAAAACTCTTTTGTTGGATGGTAAAAGGGGAAGCAAGGTGGTGATAACTACACGGATTGAATTGGTTGCAAATATTACCAGCCCAATCTCACAAGGATATCCTCTAAAGGGCCTGTCAGATGATCAATCTTGGGCTTTGTTGAAGCGAATGGCATTTAAAGAAGAGCAAGAGACCATTAGTACTAACTTTAAAGCAATTGGTATGGATATGGTAAAAAAATGTAAGGGAGTGCCTCTTGCTATAAAGACAATAGGACGGGtcttaagtaaaaaaaaaacagaagctGAATGGTCAGACATCAAGAATATTGAACTCACTAATGTAACTGAGTTGAAAGATGGTATCATGCCAGTTTTAAAATTGAGTTACGATTATCTCCCACCATATTTGAAATGTTGTTTCGCATATTGTTCATTGTTTCCCAAAGATTATTTGATTAATAAGTTGACATTGATACAATTATGGATAGCACAAGGATTTATCCAATCACCAGATGAGAATTTACTACTAGTGGATGTTGCCGATGATTACTTCAAGGAGCTACTTTGGAGATCCTTCTTCCAAGAagtagaaaaagatgaaggcaTGACTGGGGGGTTTAAAATGCATGATTTAATGCATGATCTTGCACAATATGTATCAAGGATTGATTGTACATTGGTTGATTCCAATGCAAAAAAAGTGAATGAAAAAAGACGTCATCTATCGTTTCCATTTTACAATGTTTCATTCTTTGAGGAGAATTTAAGCACATTGGTTAGAGCGAACAAGATACGAACATTTATATTGGCATACAATAATTGGAACTATTATCAGGGAACAATTGAAGAATCAACTCtcaaaaaacttatttctaGTTTTAGATATTTGCGTGCATTAGACCTACATGGTTTAAATATGAAGATGTTGCCAAATACCATAGATACTTTGATGCATCTAAAGTACCTTGACCTTTCCTCTAATGATATTGAGGTTCTCCCTAGTTCTATTACAAAATTGGTGAATTTGCAAACATTAAAGCTCTGCTTGTGTAAAAAGCTTAGGAAGTTACCGGTAGATATTCAAAAATTGGTCAGCCTTAAGCATCTTGACTTAGAAGATTGTGAGAATTTGACTCATATGCCACATGGATTAGGGCAATTGACTTCTCTTCAAACATTAAACTTATTTGTTTTGAGTGAGGGTCCTGTAGGTTCTTCCAAGCATTGCGGTGGGCTAGCGGAATTAAGCTTATTTGTTTTGAGTGAGGGTCCTGTAGGTTCTTCCAAGCATTGCGGTGGGCTAGCAGAATTAAACAAGCTAAATGACTTGAGAGGAAAATTAGAGATTAAAAATTTGCCACAATTGAAAGATGCCACCCCAGAATACAAGGCTGCAAATTTGAAGGACAAGCAACGTCTCAGTAAGTTGATATTAAGGTGGAATCCAGAGGGCGATGATGGTGTAGATGCCATGGATAGCCTCCAACCACACAAGCATTTAAAATATTTGGAAGTGGACAGCTACATGGGCGTGAGAGTTTCAAGTTGGCTTTCAGTCTTAACAAATCTTGTTGAATTAAGAATAGGCCATTGTAAGAAGTGTCAATATTTGCCACCATTGTATCAGCTCTCATCTCTACGAGAACTAGCTATTGTGGGAATGGATGGTTTGGAGTACATGGCAGACGGGGATATGAATGATGAGATATCTGCTTCACTGGCATCACCATCAACATTTTTCCCATCCCTTGAGGATCTCTGGCTCTTTGGTTGCGGAAATCTAAAGGGATGGTGGAGGAGTGTGGATAAGGGGAATGAGGCAACAACGACATCaacaatatcatcatcatcatcaactaaTCACTATCACCAACACATGCCGTACTTTCCGCGTCTTTCTTTTTTATCGTTGGATTATTGCCCTAAGATGACTTGGATGCCGCTATTTCCAAATCTTGAAAAAAAGCTTTGGTTGACTAATAGTAGTTTGAAGCCGTTGGAAGAGACAATAGAGATGAATAATAGGGGAGGAAGGGCTTCTTCATTTCcgtcctcttcctcctccttctcCCCTCCTCTCTCCAAATTAAAGGAACTTTATTTGGAACAGATTCCAGAGGAGTTGGAGTCTCTGCCAGAGGAGTGGTTTAAAAACCTAACTTCTCTTGAGACATTACACATTTGGGAGTGTCCCAATCTGACGTCACTTCCCGAAGGGGTGAGTCACCTCACCTCTTTACAGAGGTTGGAAATTCAGTGCTGTCCCCAATTAAAGCAAAGATGCGAGAAGGAAAATGGAGAGGATTGGGATAAGATTTCTCACATCCCAAATCTTTACATATATTGA
- the LOC126706845 gene encoding putative disease resistance protein RGA3 isoform X2, whose protein sequence is MYLLVLDDVWNENEEEWEKLKTLLLDGKRGSKVVITTRIELVANITSPISQGYPLKGLSDDQSWALLKRMAFKEEQETISTNFKAIGMDMVKKCKGVPLAIKTIGRVLSKKKTEAEWSDIKNIELTNVTELKDGIMPVLKLSYDYLPPYLKCCFAYCSLFPKDYLINKLTLIQLWIAQGFIQSPDENLLLVDVADDYFKELLWRSFFQEVEKDEGMTGGFKMHDLMHDLAQYVSRIDCTLVDSNAKKVNEKRRHLSFPFYNVSFFEENLSTLVRANKIRTFILAYNNWNYYQGTIEESTLKKLISSFRYLRALDLHGLNMKMLPNTIDTLMHLKYLDLSSNDIEVLPSSITKLVNLQTLKLCLCKKLRKLPVDIQKLVSLKHLDLEDCENLTHMPHGLGQLTSLQTLNLFVLSEGPVGSSKHCGGLAELNKLNDLRGKLEIKNLPQLKDATPEYKAANLKDKQRLSKLILRWNPEGDDGVDAMDSLQPHKHLKYLEVDSYMGVRVSSWLSVLTNLVELRIGHCKKCQYLPPLYQLSSLRELAIVGMDGLEYMADGDMNDEISASLASPSTFFPSLEDLWLFGCGNLKGWWRSVDKGNEATTTSTISSSSSTNHYHQHMPYFPRLSFLSLDYCPKMTWMPLFPNLEKKLWLTNSSLKPLEETIEMNNRGGRASSFPSSSSSFSPPLSKLKELYLEQIPEELESLPEEWFKNLTSLETLHIWECPNLTSLPEGVSHLTSLQRLEIQCCPQLKQRCEKENGEDWDKISHIPNLYIY, encoded by the exons ATGTATTTACTTGTGTTGGATGATGTGtggaatgaaaatgaagaagaatggGAGAAATTGAAAACTCTTTTGTTGGATGGTAAAAGGGGAAGCAAGGTGGTGATAACTACACGGATTGAATTGGTTGCAAATATTACCAGCCCAATCTCACAAGGATATCCTCTAAAGGGCCTGTCAGATGATCAATCTTGGGCTTTGTTGAAGCGAATGGCATTTAAAGAAGAGCAAGAGACCATTAGTACTAACTTTAAAGCAATTGGTATGGATATGGTAAAAAAATGTAAGGGAGTGCCTCTTGCTATAAAGACAATAGGACGGGtcttaagtaaaaaaaaaacagaagctGAATGGTCAGACATCAAGAATATTGAACTCACTAATGTAACTGAGTTGAAAGATGGTATCATGCCAGTTTTAAAATTGAGTTACGATTATCTCCCACCATATTTGAAATGTTGTTTCGCATATTGTTCATTGTTTCCCAAAGATTATTTGATTAATAAGTTGACATTGATACAATTATGGATAGCACAAGGATTTATCCAATCACCAGATGAGAATTTACTACTAGTGGATGTTGCCGATGATTACTTCAAGGAGCTACTTTGGAGATCCTTCTTCCAAGAagtagaaaaagatgaaggcaTGACTGGGGGGTTTAAAATGCATGATTTAATGCATGATCTTGCACAATATGTATCAAGGATTGATTGTACATTGGTTGATTCCAATGCAAAAAAAGTGAATGAAAAAAGACGTCATCTATCGTTTCCATTTTACAATGTTTCATTCTTTGAGGAGAATTTAAGCACATTGGTTAGAGCGAACAAGATACGAACATTTATATTGGCATACAATAATTGGAACTATTATCAGGGAACAATTGAAGAATCAACTCtcaaaaaacttatttctaGTTTTAGATATTTGCGTGCATTAGACCTACATGGTTTAAATATGAAGATGTTGCCAAATACCATAGATACTTTGATGCATCTAAAGTACCTTGACCTTTCCTCTAATGATATTGAGGTTCTCCCTAGTTCTATTACAAAATTGGTGAATTTGCAAACATTAAAGCTCTGCTTGTGTAAAAAGCTTAGGAAGTTACCGGTAGATATTCAAAAATTGGTCAGCCTTAAGCATCTTGACTTAGAAGATTGTGAGAATTTGACTCATATGCCACATGGATTAGGGCAATTGACTTCTCTTCAAACATTAAACTTATTTGTTTTGAGTGAGGGTCCTGTAG GTTCTTCCAAGCATTGCGGTGGGCTAGCAGAATTAAACAAGCTAAATGACTTGAGAGGAAAATTAGAGATTAAAAATTTGCCACAATTGAAAGATGCCACCCCAGAATACAAGGCTGCAAATTTGAAGGACAAGCAACGTCTCAGTAAGTTGATATTAAGGTGGAATCCAGAGGGCGATGATGGTGTAGATGCCATGGATAGCCTCCAACCACACAAGCATTTAAAATATTTGGAAGTGGACAGCTACATGGGCGTGAGAGTTTCAAGTTGGCTTTCAGTCTTAACAAATCTTGTTGAATTAAGAATAGGCCATTGTAAGAAGTGTCAATATTTGCCACCATTGTATCAGCTCTCATCTCTACGAGAACTAGCTATTGTGGGAATGGATGGTTTGGAGTACATGGCAGACGGGGATATGAATGATGAGATATCTGCTTCACTGGCATCACCATCAACATTTTTCCCATCCCTTGAGGATCTCTGGCTCTTTGGTTGCGGAAATCTAAAGGGATGGTGGAGGAGTGTGGATAAGGGGAATGAGGCAACAACGACATCaacaatatcatcatcatcatcaactaaTCACTATCACCAACACATGCCGTACTTTCCGCGTCTTTCTTTTTTATCGTTGGATTATTGCCCTAAGATGACTTGGATGCCGCTATTTCCAAATCTTGAAAAAAAGCTTTGGTTGACTAATAGTAGTTTGAAGCCGTTGGAAGAGACAATAGAGATGAATAATAGGGGAGGAAGGGCTTCTTCATTTCcgtcctcttcctcctccttctcCCCTCCTCTCTCCAAATTAAAGGAACTTTATTTGGAACAGATTCCAGAGGAGTTGGAGTCTCTGCCAGAGGAGTGGTTTAAAAACCTAACTTCTCTTGAGACATTACACATTTGGGAGTGTCCCAATCTGACGTCACTTCCCGAAGGGGTGAGTCACCTCACCTCTTTACAGAGGTTGGAAATTCAGTGCTGTCCCCAATTAAAGCAAAGATGCGAGAAGGAAAATGGAGAGGATTGGGATAAGATTTCTCACATCCCAAATCTTTACATATATTGA